Genomic DNA from Heteronotia binoei isolate CCM8104 ecotype False Entrance Well chromosome 8, APGP_CSIRO_Hbin_v1, whole genome shotgun sequence:
aagagccggaaagtcccggcgcttttgcggcgcaaacggaaaccgccaaaaaccagtttctgtttgcgccgcaaaagcgccgggactttccggctcttctgggtgctccgcggcaattagtgcgaaatccgcgcagatcctgcgcggtgaagagggtcgtcgctgctgattaaggtgagtgcgaaaacgacctatgtgtGTGGAACAGCAACATCTTTTTAAAGATGGCACCTGCTGGTTTCAGGTTCTAGAAGTTCTTAGGTTACAAATATTTAACCCTTTTAGggttaactgagagccagtttggtggagtggttaagtgccctgactcttatctgggagaactgggtttgattccccactcctccacttgcacctgctggaatggccttgggtcagccatagctttcacagttgtccttgaaagggcagctgctgtgaaaagctctctcagccccaccgagactctgagattcagagtatagggtgggatataaatccaatatcttcctcttcttcttaaatCTGCTGTGTGTTTAGTTCAGGGcaccttttaaaattaattttgtaaAAATTAATGTAATGATTGACTTAAATGTTGCAGCCCTCAAAAACATTTCAAGTAATTAATTCCATAAACTAGACCACAAAGCTTAAAACCATTCTTCACAATGTTGTGTATTGTCAACTCAGGTTTGAGACATtgggtgcaatcacacacattaaataatgcactttgcagctggattttcacTGTGTAAAAATAAGAAAATCCACTTGccaacagttgccatgtgaatgcacccattgttTCTTATACTAGAGGTAGTCTCACACATCTCAAATGACTAGCAATGTGTAACTAACAAATTGCATTGGTCCCACATAAAGAGCAGGGGGATATACATTCCTGTTTGCATCATAAGACACATGGGAAGCTTCATTTCCAATCAGACTGTGCAGAGTTGCTAGGGATTGCTTGTTCGCCTACACATTGCAATGCAATGTAAAAGCACAGCTGACTCCTATCTACACCGCATGTAGATGGCTTCCTGTACCATCCCTCATCTCACACTGGGAGCTTCACATATAACCTCAATCTCTGTACCCAGACAGGGGAACCATGTTGCCTTAGCAAGTCCCAGCACAATTAGGCAATCTGCACACGTAGGTCTGTTTCCCTGTGTAATCATTACACTTATTTCTATTAAAATAAGCACCTCTGCATGGGTATCTCAGGGATTCAATGTGCTCATTCTGTGCAGTGGCTCCCTGCATTACACAGGTGCCAGGCATTCTACCCAGGGTGCCCCGCTCCTGCTAAAATGGCCATTGTAGCACCAGCACAGACCAGACCCTGCAGTCAGCTTGGTACATCTGGTGTTTACCATGCAATAAAGGGGTAGCTGCTTTCACCCATAATCAAGCTATCTCCCTGCCATGTGCTTGCCTTGCCACATATACTCTAGAATGAAGCAGAAATCTGTTTGTAAACACACAATGAACACACCCCAGGGAGTAAAAGACAACCGGGGCTTCCTAGTGCATGTCCCTAGCGTGTTCACAAAGACACACATTTTATGCATTACAGAATCTAGCACTGCAAAGGTCCTTAGTTTACATAGGATCATCTTAGGCAAGGAATCAATCAGCCCTTCAGCTGAAACACACAACAGTTTgatgagacttttttttttgtccaattgtaAAGTGGAATAATGCTTTACTGGACCGCCATCTGGTGGTGATTTGTGTTGACTTTTCTTGAGGAAAGCTTTATTTCCCCAGCCTGACAGATGTCTAGATCCTTCATAATTCCCTAGGAAGGTGTTTTCATAGTTCAGGCACCAAACTTtgttttctttcactcctttacTGGTGTAACATACATTTCCTGTTCCCCTTTACAGATCAGAATAGGAACTGGGCTCCTATTCAATTTGTGATATGTACAGATGAGCTTatcattttcaaattttataatttaaatacattaaacaacaataaaaggaggggaaagtcattgttttttacattttattttaaaccCTAAAATTACAAAGACAGCTAATCCTTCTTGCACAAAATTacacatacaaaataaaatagaCAATCAGGTGTCAATCCTATGAGAATTTTCTTTGTTTATACaagcatactttaaaaaaaattaagaattgaAGTTTCCACTTGCCCCCTTGGAAAATTAAACCATCTCAGACCTAAGCAGTAATTGTACACAGCTTCAAAAAGCTACTTTAGTAGATTCAATATTGGCTACATTTCCATCACCTTCCACATTCATTCTTCCCACCCTTGGCCCAGATAGAAACCCAATGTTTCAAAAGTAAAGATTGCCAAGGAGGGGGCTGCACTGTAGACATGAGACTCTAAACACAAAAGCTGTGGATTAGGAACCAGCCACTGCAGGGCTGGGAAGCACTCAGAGAATCCCGTTACATGACTTCATGCGCTGCAGAGAAAGGACGGTTTTCAGAACACCTTCCTTAAGAGTTGTCAGGACTGACCTGGTGACCAGAGTCTAGAAATGAAGATGACACCTAGTTCTAATTTAtttgggaggagaaagggaaTTAAATATTCACACTATCCCCCTTCAGGGTGTTTCAccaacagtttttttaaaaacatagaaaATCCAAATATTTGCAAAATTTTTCACTgatctcactttttaaaaatcttccaaAAATCACAGCACCCATTCCTCTTCCTCTGAATGAAGAAAGTCAATGGAAAGCTTAACCTCAACCCTTCCACCCCTTTTACCAGCACTAAAGAGAAACACACCATCCTGCATGTATTCAGAATTTTATTTGTTTAGGAAAGGCTAATTTTGTTCTTTAATAATTATGCTACAGTGTCACTGAAAGCTTCCAATGTGACAATGTTTCTCAAACCCTTCTTTTAAGTGGTGTTGGTCAAGAGGATCCATAATATGTATCCTTCTTAGCACATTATTTCTAAAATTCCTTCTACGCAATAGGAGCATATAGGATATTCATCCCCCCCTTATCCAATCTGTTCTTATCTCATGCCCAAAAACACAAGTAGATTGCATACCTGggggaagaaggggaaagggaagcaaGCTGAAGACAGATATCTTGTAACAttacaaatgaaaacaaaatgcaAACCCAAAATGGAGCTTTCCATACAGAAAAAAGTAATGGATTATTTAAACTATTGTAGGGAGGAAATAGTTCAGTCTTTATAAAGCTGCAATAGAAAGGCGTAGAGAATAAAGGAGAAATCTATTTACAGAATACAGGTCAAGAAGAATGTCCAAGAAAAGATCCCAAGTGTGTACTTCACTTTTTCTTGGCTGACTTCTTTGCACTGGACTTTGCTTTGGGTTTTGATGCTTTTGCCTTTTTAGGCTTTGATGCCTTCACTGGCTTGGCTTTGACAGTCTTTGGCTTCTTGGCTTTCTTTGGAGCAGCCACTGGCTTCTTTTTGGCTTTCTTTGCCGCAGGTTTGGGCTTCTTGGCTGGTGACTTGGCAGCAGCCTTTTTAGGCTTTGCTGCCTTCTTGGGCGTTGTAGCCTTCTTGACTTCCTTTTTGGCCTTCTTCACTGGGGCTTTCTTGGGCTCATCACCCTTAGCCAAGCGGAACGAGCCAGAGGCACCAACCCCTTTGGTCTGCTTCAGAACACCTGTTGTCACTAACCTTTTGATGGACAACTTGATTTGGGAGTCCGCATTCTCCCCCACTTTGTAATGGCTCTTGATATATTTCTGGATGGACTGACGGGAGGAGCCGACTCGGCTCTTTTCAGCCTGAATGGCAGCCACTATCATGTCAGAGTACTTGGGATGGTCTGTCGACTTCTTGGCCGCCTTGGAGCGCTTAGGTTTGGCAGCAGGTGCTGCAGCAGAGTTCTCAGTCATCTTGCCTTGCAATTTCCTTTTGGGAAGAGAAGCTGGTTGCTCAAGCCACCTGGCTTTTGGGCTGCTCCTGAACTTTCTCTAGGCACGTGGGGCACCTTCCCAACAGCCTCGTTGCAAAagatccagctgatgaagcggaTGACACTCTCGCCACGACCCTCTTTGCAGCAGATGAAAACAGGAAGAAGCGGCAAAATCACCACCACTGAGCCGGCCAGATGCACACAAGTGGGATGTCAGCCCCTTTCCTGGCAGTTGGTGGCAGGGTGTGGCCAGGGCAGCTTTCCCAGGCAATAGCCCCTCGGGGCTGGCTGAAGGAGCTCTTGGCTGGGGCCTGTCAGCTTGTCAAGTCTCTTCTCTGGCCAAGTGCCCCGCTGTCAGGCTCTGGGGCCGCCTCGTCCCAGAACCCACCGCCTGCTCGCGCCTCTCCTCTGTCTGGGGCCGAATCCCCCACCTCTCGTGTCAGCCTCAGCTACgctcctgcctctgcctcctgctctGTGTCTGGCTCTCTAGGCAGCAGCCGGCTCATCCGGGTATTTAGCGCTCAGGCGCGGACCGCGGTGAGGACAGGGTTGCTGGCTGCCTGCTCAGGCCCCGAATGGCGCCTCGCCGCCGACATCTGTGTTTCTTCTGCCGCCTAAAGCGGCTTTTTCCTGCGTCTCCCGGCGGCTTCTGGGCTCCGCACCACCGCCGCCGGCTGCTCCGGTCCTTGATCTCTCGGGCCCCGCGGCCGGCTCCCCCTGCCGCCGTCGCCTGCCGGCTCAGGGCGCCCCAAACGGCGCTGGGTGCGAGTGGGGCGCAGCGACATTTCCCCTTTGCGCCCCCATAGCCAAGCAGCCGGAGGGAGCCTCGGCCGGGGCGAAGGCGAGGAGCAAGGGGCACCCCTGGGCCGCCCGGGGACCCTTCTCCCGGCTCTCTGGGCGCCCCATGAGCCGCGCAGGAGCCCCAGGAGCAGACCCCAACTAACACAGGGAGCCCCGAGCCAGGCGACGCTCAGCCCAGACCtggccggggaggggggaaggagtggCTCCCCCAAGGTTGGGGGGGTCCCTGGGGGGATCCCCGCTCCCCATCCCGTGCCCCCCCTCCAGCCGCCCCCTACTCCAAGCTCCAGCGCTTGCAAAAACTTTCCTTTTTGTTAGATGGGAAGTTTGCAGccatcccctcccccaagaagCACCTGGCAGTTCCCTGTTTGGGGTTGGGGGCACATGGGTGGGGGAGACGGCCCTACCCTCCTTGGACTGAAGGGTGGGAAGGGCCAGGGAGAGAGCTTGCTTCTGTCACCCCCTTAGCACCCCAAAACACAACTCGCCGGCTGCAGTGGCTTCTCAATAATATGTATAAGGATAAGG
This window encodes:
- the LOC132576385 gene encoding histone H1.0, whose protein sequence is MTENSAAAPAAKPKRSKAAKKSTDHPKYSDMIVAAIQAEKSRVGSSRQSIQKYIKSHYKVGENADSQIKLSIKRLVTTGVLKQTKGVGASGSFRLAKGDEPKKAPVKKAKKEVKKATTPKKAAKPKKAAAKSPAKKPKPAAKKAKKKPVAAPKKAKKPKTVKAKPVKASKPKKAKASKPKAKSSAKKSAKKK